A portion of the Sulfurospirillum diekertiae genome contains these proteins:
- the cutA gene encoding divalent-cation tolerance protein CutA, translated as MMNTFCLITTTYPDEQSAKTIIHLLLEQKLAACVQMMPVQSFYRWEGKLCESNEQLLLIKTRSSLFKTIEALILKHHPYTTPQLIQIPIEQGFEAYLNWIADETALR; from the coding sequence ATGATGAACACTTTTTGCCTAATAACCACAACATACCCTGATGAACAAAGTGCAAAAACCATCATTCATCTTTTGCTAGAGCAAAAACTTGCCGCATGCGTTCAGATGATGCCCGTTCAGAGTTTTTATCGTTGGGAAGGCAAACTATGTGAATCAAATGAACAATTACTTCTGATTAAGACGAGGAGTTCATTGTTTAAAACGATCGAAGCGTTAATTTTAAAGCATCATCCCTACACAACACCACAATTGATTCAAATTCCCATAGAACAAGGATTTGAGGCGTACTTAAATTGGATTGCAGACGAAACGGCACTTCGTTAA
- the rpsI gene encoding 30S ribosomal protein S9 — protein sequence MAKVYATGKRKTAIAKVWVSAPGKGTITVNGVDFEAWLGGHETIKKRVRQPLALTKQEASFDIVASTQGGGYSAQADAVRHGISKALAAMDADFRAILKPYGLLTRDSRIVERKKYGRKKARRSPQFSKR from the coding sequence ATGGCAAAAGTATACGCAACTGGTAAAAGAAAAACAGCTATCGCTAAAGTATGGGTAAGCGCACCGGGTAAAGGTACGATTACAGTTAATGGCGTTGATTTTGAAGCGTGGCTTGGTGGTCATGAGACCATTAAAAAACGTGTTCGTCAACCTCTTGCTCTTACCAAACAAGAAGCAAGTTTTGATATCGTAGCTTCTACGCAAGGTGGCGGTTATTCAGCTCAAGCGGATGCCGTTCGTCATGGTATCTCTAAAGCACTTGCAGCAATGGACGCTGACTTTAGAGCAATCCTTAAACCATATGGTTTATTGACTCGTGACTCAAGAATCGTTGAGCGTAAAAAATACGGTCGCAAAAAAGCACGTCGTAGCCCACAATTCTCAAAACGTTAA
- the rplM gene encoding 50S ribosomal protein L13 yields MKATQAIKPSEVKRDWIVVDAAGKRFGKVLTEVATLLRGKHKPYFTPNVDCGDFVIIINAEKVEFSGTKLDTKLYHRHTGYFGGVKTEKLGDLLNNNPAKLYRLAVRGMLPKTNLAKEMIKKLKVYAGSEHPHTAQVKAEVK; encoded by the coding sequence ATGAAAGCTACACAAGCGATTAAGCCAAGCGAAGTCAAACGCGACTGGATCGTAGTGGATGCTGCTGGTAAGAGATTTGGTAAAGTCCTTACAGAAGTAGCAACACTGCTCAGAGGCAAACATAAACCTTATTTTACTCCAAATGTTGATTGTGGCGATTTCGTTATCATCATCAATGCGGAAAAAGTAGAGTTTAGTGGAACAAAATTAGACACAAAATTGTATCACAGACACACAGGCTATTTCGGTGGCGTTAAAACTGAAAAATTGGGTGATCTTTTGAACAACAACCCAGCGAAATTGTACAGACTTGCGGTAAGAGGCATGTTACCTAAAACAAATCTTGCTAAAGAGATGATCAAAAAGCTAAAAGTATATGCCGGTAGTGAGCATCCACATACAGCGCAAGTTAAAGCAGAGGTAAAGTAA
- a CDS encoding RecB-like helicase has product MNLSPYLALEASAGSGKTFALSVRYLSLLFMGANPQKIVALTFTNKSAAEMKTRIFETLKHLEEKDELEAICVQTGKSKETLLLEKERVMQTLLQADIKISTLDSFFSLILRHFALHVGLQPDFKVGQNGLDEELVERFIKGCKSKNLYNALIAFSINEDKKLNDLFSLLDMLYQKKSELDISTLDEGHYPSLKPCLDILERIRDYFEQSGLSARGLATLKADTLSDLLSKKYLEREDFGYWDYKKYANETVDALLRELKQALNEHVNAKEAYFLGQLGKLFAIYDESLRALMGEYGELRFDDVTNLLYTLLRQEISKDFLYFRLDGVIEHLLIDEFQDTSIVQYQILLPLIEEIRAGQGVKDFKTLFFVGDVKQSIYRFRGGAKELFGYAKKSLHLNVNALDTNYRSTEQVVNFVNEIFTCKIKGYEPQKVAKATGEGYINVRIEEMIEPSVLEAISLLLKEGVKPKDIALLVHTNKDAKVFKALVQEQFPSLHVRLEATLKLIEVRSIKAIIALLKYLYFGDELYKATFLAQCGKTWDTPLSKQGWDLDATPLVLVEKIIKNYGLFDGSVDLLSFLEVVSRYEEIESFLFALDELSDEAKSEDVDGLRVLTVHKSKGLEFEHVIVCDRLSRDNNRSDTILFSYDEVDIKGLYLTMGGRESVDVIYAKAKEQESVLMYEDRLNALYVAFTRAKRSLFVCAKAQNSAFEMLELSTTERGMIGVSTKETPLIPSTMHVHQPKRYGAQEVANTPDVESESAEIASITFGIAQHYLLEMLDSFDASSLKRAYIALQNRFAPLLDEPTLQAIYQRGEKLITCKAFLELIEGAKVYKEQPLIYQKERKQIDLLLEFPDRIVVIDYKSSKKQSDKHQTQVKLYQDALSTIYNLPVEAYICYLQNDGVELVKSL; this is encoded by the coding sequence GAGAAAGAGCGTGTCATGCAAACCTTGCTACAAGCCGATATCAAGATCTCGACGCTGGACTCTTTTTTCTCTTTGATTTTGCGCCATTTTGCATTACATGTAGGCTTACAACCCGACTTTAAAGTGGGACAAAATGGGCTCGATGAGGAGTTGGTGGAGCGTTTCATCAAAGGATGCAAAAGCAAAAATCTTTACAATGCTCTGATAGCTTTTAGCATCAACGAAGATAAGAAGCTAAATGATCTTTTTAGCCTGCTGGATATGCTGTACCAGAAAAAATCAGAGCTTGACATTAGCACCTTAGATGAAGGACATTACCCATCCTTAAAACCGTGCTTGGATATTTTAGAGCGCATTAGAGACTACTTTGAGCAAAGCGGACTCTCCGCGCGTGGACTGGCAACACTCAAAGCGGACACACTTAGCGATCTGCTTTCCAAGAAGTATTTGGAGCGAGAAGACTTTGGGTATTGGGACTATAAAAAGTATGCCAATGAGACAGTGGATGCGCTTTTGCGTGAGCTCAAACAGGCGCTAAACGAACATGTCAATGCCAAAGAGGCGTACTTTTTAGGGCAACTGGGCAAACTGTTTGCCATTTACGATGAGAGCCTCAGAGCTTTGATGGGTGAGTATGGTGAACTTCGTTTTGATGACGTTACCAATCTGCTTTATACCCTTTTGCGCCAAGAGATCAGCAAAGATTTTCTCTATTTTCGCCTTGATGGGGTGATAGAGCATCTGCTGATCGATGAGTTTCAGGACACGAGCATCGTGCAGTACCAGATTCTTCTGCCACTTATTGAAGAAATACGTGCAGGGCAGGGTGTGAAAGATTTTAAAACACTCTTTTTCGTGGGCGATGTGAAGCAGTCGATCTACCGATTTCGCGGTGGGGCTAAAGAGCTGTTTGGGTATGCTAAAAAGAGTTTGCATTTAAACGTGAATGCGCTTGATACCAACTATCGAAGCACCGAGCAGGTCGTGAATTTTGTCAATGAAATCTTTACATGTAAAATCAAAGGGTATGAGCCACAAAAGGTTGCCAAAGCCACGGGTGAGGGGTACATCAATGTGCGCATTGAAGAGATGATTGAGCCTTCTGTTTTAGAGGCGATTTCTTTGCTTCTTAAAGAGGGTGTTAAGCCCAAAGACATTGCCCTTTTGGTGCATACGAACAAAGATGCCAAAGTCTTTAAAGCGCTGGTGCAAGAACAGTTTCCCTCTTTACATGTAAGACTTGAGGCGACCTTGAAACTCATTGAAGTGCGTTCTATCAAAGCCATTATTGCTTTGCTTAAATACCTCTATTTTGGCGATGAGCTCTACAAAGCAACGTTTCTTGCACAGTGCGGCAAGACGTGGGATACACCGCTTTCCAAACAAGGTTGGGATTTAGATGCGACGCCACTCGTTTTGGTTGAAAAGATCATCAAAAATTACGGTCTGTTTGATGGCAGTGTGGATCTGCTCAGTTTCTTAGAGGTTGTGAGTCGTTACGAAGAGATCGAGAGCTTTTTATTTGCGTTGGATGAGCTGAGCGATGAAGCCAAAAGCGAAGATGTAGATGGCCTGCGTGTCTTAACTGTGCATAAATCCAAAGGCTTGGAGTTTGAGCATGTCATTGTGTGTGATCGTTTGAGCCGCGATAACAATCGAAGCGATACGATTTTATTTAGCTACGATGAAGTGGACATCAAAGGGCTTTACCTCACTATGGGTGGCAGAGAATCGGTCGATGTCATCTATGCCAAAGCCAAAGAGCAAGAGAGTGTCTTGATGTACGAAGATCGGCTCAATGCGCTTTACGTGGCATTTACCCGAGCGAAGCGTTCACTGTTTGTCTGCGCTAAAGCACAAAACAGTGCGTTTGAGATGCTGGAACTGAGCACCACAGAGCGAGGTATGATTGGTGTTTCAACCAAAGAGACACCGCTTATTCCAAGCACGATGCATGTCCATCAGCCTAAACGCTATGGTGCGCAAGAGGTAGCAAATACACCAGACGTTGAGAGCGAGAGTGCAGAGATTGCCTCCATAACCTTTGGAATTGCACAGCACTATCTGTTGGAGATGTTAGACAGTTTTGATGCATCTTCGCTCAAGAGGGCTTACATCGCACTGCAAAACCGTTTTGCACCGCTTTTGGATGAGCCAACCTTGCAAGCGATCTATCAACGGGGCGAAAAATTGATTACATGTAAAGCTTTCTTGGAGTTGATAGAGGGGGCAAAAGTCTATAAAGAACAACCGCTTATTTATCAAAAAGAGCGCAAGCAGATCGATCTTTTGCTAGAATTTCCCGATCGCATTGTTGTCATTGATTATAAAAGCTCGAAAAAGCAGAGTGACAAACACCAAACACAAGTGAAGCTCTATCAAGATGCACTTTCTACGATTTATAATTTGCCGGTGGAGGCGTATATTTGCTATTTGCAAAACGATGGCGTTGAACTTGTCAAAAGCTTATAG